Proteins found in one Megachile rotundata isolate GNS110a chromosome 14, iyMegRotu1, whole genome shotgun sequence genomic segment:
- the LOC100881700 gene encoding uncharacterized protein LOC100881700 isoform X2, producing MRSHSVPVCFVYVLLSGLVLSTSSSAEPSPDSNSTKIVIEEEDESFPEITLAEFKERYRRLIPYMTYYVANNYVNAQSAVQPQNPSLKDFQTNHLVRNNQPYARVNNLPKESNNYRVNVQNQEKKFVPSVQFDPRNVGGDTDYFAPVKYTSKFAYEDYSLPYQLYRDQKASYPEITTASSQITQKENRYYANVRPLRPYTTNGRDNLPRKQLAKPILANVQDEYVLDYNIRPTGNPAIHYPVKDIQGHRYPPPYSDVQVLDSVPEKQPPILPPSHRNPNVNLQQIIDSFLLSERLPEMLNKDNLDNSLKTLVEILNILHNTRKDELPKIQALPPRLPQKVRNYKVRPQTRPKVITESRFQATPNPLYLTDDPERYKVTKTSYDEEPKPKPSQSNYNTNGLISNKVVEYYIPVVQEIPTKNKDIFLPTNSPQIEGDQVDHSYEITEDLNDDIMQQERFTVPSVTTESPVYSYTEPNEISTSHKTEPQVKYGATRGKANVDYPAYASIPATSFSCKQQRYKGFFGDPETGCQVWHYCDLNGGKSSFLCPNGTIFSQVALTCDWWFNVKCETTTQLYVLNERLYKYILPVMPKFPEDFTGPEVDRYLELKFKEMEAKLKEKKLKKQQEDKEKLKDKPQPAKENE from the exons TGTTATCTACAAGTAGCTCTGCAGAACCGTCGCCAGACTCGAACTCAACGAAAATTGTaatagaagaagaagacgaatcGTTCCCAGAAATAACATTAGCCGAGTTCAAAGAAAGATACAGGAGGTTAATACCATACATGACCTATTACGTAGCCAATAATTACGTCAACGCACAAAGCGCGGTACAACCACAAAACCCCTCATTGAAAGATTTTCAAACAAATCACTTAGTCAGAAACAACCAACCATATGCTAGAGTAAATAATCTACCTAAGGAAAGTAACAATTACCGCGTGAACGTACAAAATCAGGAAAAAAAGTTCGTTCCTTCCGTGCAATTTGATCCTCGCAATGTGGGTGGTGACACAGACTACTTCGCCCCCGTCAAATACACCTCGAAGTTTGCTTACGAGGATTATTCCCTGCCCTATCAGTTGTATCGAGATCAGAAGGCATCCTATCCTGAAATAACAACGGCATCCAGTCAGATCACACAAAAGGAGAACAGGTACTACGCAAACGTGAGACCATTACGACCTTACACGACAAATGGCAGAGATAACTTGCCTAGGAAACAACTAGCTAAACCTATACTCGCTAACGTTCAAGACGAGTACGTGCTGGATTACAACATAAGACCAACTGGTAATCCTGCCATTCATTATCCTGTTAAAGACATTCAAGGACATCGATATCCACCCCCGTATTCTGACGTACAAGTATTAGATTCTGTACCAGAGAAACAACCTCCGATACTGCCTCCATCACATCGGAATCCGAACGTGAATCTGCAGCAAATAATCGACAGCTTTTTGCTAAGCGAAAGATTGCCAGAAATGTTAAATAAGGATAACCTAGATAACAGTCTGAAGACTCTGGTGGAGATATTGAACATTCTCCACAACACAAGGAAAGACGAATTGCCGAAAATCCAGGCACTTCCCCCAAGATTGCCACAAAAGGTTCGAAATTACAAGGTACGACCACAAACAAGGCCAAAAGTGATAACCGAAAGTCGGTTTCAAGCAACACCGAATCCTCTGTACTTAACCGATGACCCTGAACGCTATAAAGTCACCAAAACATCGTACGACGAGGAACCGAAACCTAAACCGTCTCAATCAAATTACAACACGAATGGTCTAATTAGCAACAAGGTAGTGGAATATTACATTCCTGTGGTGCAGGAGATCCCTACAAAGAACAAAGACATATTTCTACCGACCAATAGTCCACAGATTGAAGGAGATCAAGTTGATCATTCTTATGAAATTACGGAGGACCTTAACGACGACATTATGCAACAAGAAAGGTTTACTGTTCCATCGGTAACCACTGAAAGCCCAGTTTACAGTTACACGGAACCTAACGAAATTTCGACATCGCATAAAACTGAACCTCAGGTCAAATATGGTGCTACAAGAGGCAAAGCTAATGTTGATTATCCAGCATATGCCAGTATACCGGCTACAAGTTTCAGCTGCAAACAACAACGATACAAAGGGTTCTTTGGTGACCCAGAAACTGGCTGTCAG GTGTGGCACTACTGTGACCTTAACGGTGGTAAATCGTCATTCCTATGTCCAAATGGTACCATATTCAGTCAAGTAGCGTTAACCTGCGATTGGTGGTTCAATGTTAAATGCGAAACAACGACTCAATTATATGTGTTGAACGAACGGTTGTACAAATATATTCTACCAGTAATGCCAAAGTTCCCAGAAGATTTTACTGGACCGGAAGTCGATCGTTACTTGGAGCTCAAATTCAAAGAGATGGAAGCAAAATTGAAGGAGAAGAAATTGAAGAAGCAACAGGAAGACAAGGAAAAGCTCAAAGACAAACCACAACCGGCAAAAGAAAATGAATAA
- the LOC100881700 gene encoding uncharacterized protein LOC100881700 isoform X1 — translation MVPFCHRRQRRAAANKGQPPFFKFQFQSVHHSHMLSTSSSAEPSPDSNSTKIVIEEEDESFPEITLAEFKERYRRLIPYMTYYVANNYVNAQSAVQPQNPSLKDFQTNHLVRNNQPYARVNNLPKESNNYRVNVQNQEKKFVPSVQFDPRNVGGDTDYFAPVKYTSKFAYEDYSLPYQLYRDQKASYPEITTASSQITQKENRYYANVRPLRPYTTNGRDNLPRKQLAKPILANVQDEYVLDYNIRPTGNPAIHYPVKDIQGHRYPPPYSDVQVLDSVPEKQPPILPPSHRNPNVNLQQIIDSFLLSERLPEMLNKDNLDNSLKTLVEILNILHNTRKDELPKIQALPPRLPQKVRNYKVRPQTRPKVITESRFQATPNPLYLTDDPERYKVTKTSYDEEPKPKPSQSNYNTNGLISNKVVEYYIPVVQEIPTKNKDIFLPTNSPQIEGDQVDHSYEITEDLNDDIMQQERFTVPSVTTESPVYSYTEPNEISTSHKTEPQVKYGATRGKANVDYPAYASIPATSFSCKQQRYKGFFGDPETGCQVWHYCDLNGGKSSFLCPNGTIFSQVALTCDWWFNVKCETTTQLYVLNERLYKYILPVMPKFPEDFTGPEVDRYLELKFKEMEAKLKEKKLKKQQEDKEKLKDKPQPAKENE, via the exons TGTTATCTACAAGTAGCTCTGCAGAACCGTCGCCAGACTCGAACTCAACGAAAATTGTaatagaagaagaagacgaatcGTTCCCAGAAATAACATTAGCCGAGTTCAAAGAAAGATACAGGAGGTTAATACCATACATGACCTATTACGTAGCCAATAATTACGTCAACGCACAAAGCGCGGTACAACCACAAAACCCCTCATTGAAAGATTTTCAAACAAATCACTTAGTCAGAAACAACCAACCATATGCTAGAGTAAATAATCTACCTAAGGAAAGTAACAATTACCGCGTGAACGTACAAAATCAGGAAAAAAAGTTCGTTCCTTCCGTGCAATTTGATCCTCGCAATGTGGGTGGTGACACAGACTACTTCGCCCCCGTCAAATACACCTCGAAGTTTGCTTACGAGGATTATTCCCTGCCCTATCAGTTGTATCGAGATCAGAAGGCATCCTATCCTGAAATAACAACGGCATCCAGTCAGATCACACAAAAGGAGAACAGGTACTACGCAAACGTGAGACCATTACGACCTTACACGACAAATGGCAGAGATAACTTGCCTAGGAAACAACTAGCTAAACCTATACTCGCTAACGTTCAAGACGAGTACGTGCTGGATTACAACATAAGACCAACTGGTAATCCTGCCATTCATTATCCTGTTAAAGACATTCAAGGACATCGATATCCACCCCCGTATTCTGACGTACAAGTATTAGATTCTGTACCAGAGAAACAACCTCCGATACTGCCTCCATCACATCGGAATCCGAACGTGAATCTGCAGCAAATAATCGACAGCTTTTTGCTAAGCGAAAGATTGCCAGAAATGTTAAATAAGGATAACCTAGATAACAGTCTGAAGACTCTGGTGGAGATATTGAACATTCTCCACAACACAAGGAAAGACGAATTGCCGAAAATCCAGGCACTTCCCCCAAGATTGCCACAAAAGGTTCGAAATTACAAGGTACGACCACAAACAAGGCCAAAAGTGATAACCGAAAGTCGGTTTCAAGCAACACCGAATCCTCTGTACTTAACCGATGACCCTGAACGCTATAAAGTCACCAAAACATCGTACGACGAGGAACCGAAACCTAAACCGTCTCAATCAAATTACAACACGAATGGTCTAATTAGCAACAAGGTAGTGGAATATTACATTCCTGTGGTGCAGGAGATCCCTACAAAGAACAAAGACATATTTCTACCGACCAATAGTCCACAGATTGAAGGAGATCAAGTTGATCATTCTTATGAAATTACGGAGGACCTTAACGACGACATTATGCAACAAGAAAGGTTTACTGTTCCATCGGTAACCACTGAAAGCCCAGTTTACAGTTACACGGAACCTAACGAAATTTCGACATCGCATAAAACTGAACCTCAGGTCAAATATGGTGCTACAAGAGGCAAAGCTAATGTTGATTATCCAGCATATGCCAGTATACCGGCTACAAGTTTCAGCTGCAAACAACAACGATACAAAGGGTTCTTTGGTGACCCAGAAACTGGCTGTCAG GTGTGGCACTACTGTGACCTTAACGGTGGTAAATCGTCATTCCTATGTCCAAATGGTACCATATTCAGTCAAGTAGCGTTAACCTGCGATTGGTGGTTCAATGTTAAATGCGAAACAACGACTCAATTATATGTGTTGAACGAACGGTTGTACAAATATATTCTACCAGTAATGCCAAAGTTCCCAGAAGATTTTACTGGACCGGAAGTCGATCGTTACTTGGAGCTCAAATTCAAAGAGATGGAAGCAAAATTGAAGGAGAAGAAATTGAAGAAGCAACAGGAAGACAAGGAAAAGCTCAAAGACAAACCACAACCGGCAAAAGAAAATGAATAA
- the LOC100881700 gene encoding uncharacterized protein LOC100881700 isoform X3, with translation MTYYVANNYVNAQSAVQPQNPSLKDFQTNHLVRNNQPYARVNNLPKESNNYRVNVQNQEKKFVPSVQFDPRNVGGDTDYFAPVKYTSKFAYEDYSLPYQLYRDQKASYPEITTASSQITQKENRYYANVRPLRPYTTNGRDNLPRKQLAKPILANVQDEYVLDYNIRPTGNPAIHYPVKDIQGHRYPPPYSDVQVLDSVPEKQPPILPPSHRNPNVNLQQIIDSFLLSERLPEMLNKDNLDNSLKTLVEILNILHNTRKDELPKIQALPPRLPQKVRNYKVRPQTRPKVITESRFQATPNPLYLTDDPERYKVTKTSYDEEPKPKPSQSNYNTNGLISNKVVEYYIPVVQEIPTKNKDIFLPTNSPQIEGDQVDHSYEITEDLNDDIMQQERFTVPSVTTESPVYSYTEPNEISTSHKTEPQVKYGATRGKANVDYPAYASIPATSFSCKQQRYKGFFGDPETGCQVWHYCDLNGGKSSFLCPNGTIFSQVALTCDWWFNVKCETTTQLYVLNERLYKYILPVMPKFPEDFTGPEVDRYLELKFKEMEAKLKEKKLKKQQEDKEKLKDKPQPAKENE, from the exons ATGACCTATTACGTAGCCAATAATTACGTCAACGCACAAAGCGCGGTACAACCACAAAACCCCTCATTGAAAGATTTTCAAACAAATCACTTAGTCAGAAACAACCAACCATATGCTAGAGTAAATAATCTACCTAAGGAAAGTAACAATTACCGCGTGAACGTACAAAATCAGGAAAAAAAGTTCGTTCCTTCCGTGCAATTTGATCCTCGCAATGTGGGTGGTGACACAGACTACTTCGCCCCCGTCAAATACACCTCGAAGTTTGCTTACGAGGATTATTCCCTGCCCTATCAGTTGTATCGAGATCAGAAGGCATCCTATCCTGAAATAACAACGGCATCCAGTCAGATCACACAAAAGGAGAACAGGTACTACGCAAACGTGAGACCATTACGACCTTACACGACAAATGGCAGAGATAACTTGCCTAGGAAACAACTAGCTAAACCTATACTCGCTAACGTTCAAGACGAGTACGTGCTGGATTACAACATAAGACCAACTGGTAATCCTGCCATTCATTATCCTGTTAAAGACATTCAAGGACATCGATATCCACCCCCGTATTCTGACGTACAAGTATTAGATTCTGTACCAGAGAAACAACCTCCGATACTGCCTCCATCACATCGGAATCCGAACGTGAATCTGCAGCAAATAATCGACAGCTTTTTGCTAAGCGAAAGATTGCCAGAAATGTTAAATAAGGATAACCTAGATAACAGTCTGAAGACTCTGGTGGAGATATTGAACATTCTCCACAACACAAGGAAAGACGAATTGCCGAAAATCCAGGCACTTCCCCCAAGATTGCCACAAAAGGTTCGAAATTACAAGGTACGACCACAAACAAGGCCAAAAGTGATAACCGAAAGTCGGTTTCAAGCAACACCGAATCCTCTGTACTTAACCGATGACCCTGAACGCTATAAAGTCACCAAAACATCGTACGACGAGGAACCGAAACCTAAACCGTCTCAATCAAATTACAACACGAATGGTCTAATTAGCAACAAGGTAGTGGAATATTACATTCCTGTGGTGCAGGAGATCCCTACAAAGAACAAAGACATATTTCTACCGACCAATAGTCCACAGATTGAAGGAGATCAAGTTGATCATTCTTATGAAATTACGGAGGACCTTAACGACGACATTATGCAACAAGAAAGGTTTACTGTTCCATCGGTAACCACTGAAAGCCCAGTTTACAGTTACACGGAACCTAACGAAATTTCGACATCGCATAAAACTGAACCTCAGGTCAAATATGGTGCTACAAGAGGCAAAGCTAATGTTGATTATCCAGCATATGCCAGTATACCGGCTACAAGTTTCAGCTGCAAACAACAACGATACAAAGGGTTCTTTGGTGACCCAGAAACTGGCTGTCAG GTGTGGCACTACTGTGACCTTAACGGTGGTAAATCGTCATTCCTATGTCCAAATGGTACCATATTCAGTCAAGTAGCGTTAACCTGCGATTGGTGGTTCAATGTTAAATGCGAAACAACGACTCAATTATATGTGTTGAACGAACGGTTGTACAAATATATTCTACCAGTAATGCCAAAGTTCCCAGAAGATTTTACTGGACCGGAAGTCGATCGTTACTTGGAGCTCAAATTCAAAGAGATGGAAGCAAAATTGAAGGAGAAGAAATTGAAGAAGCAACAGGAAGACAAGGAAAAGCTCAAAGACAAACCACAACCGGCAAAAGAAAATGAATAA